From Methanoculleus oceani, a single genomic window includes:
- a CDS encoding formylmethanofuran dehydrogenase subunit C: protein METVTLTIKDQPGLYLEADNITPDAFAGKKAEEIADLHVYVGREQYRLGDFFEVSGKAGATAEETKIVVNGDLSRVKYIGMKMTGGEVVVNGNADMYVGAWMQGGKITVNGNVDSFAGTGMKGGEMVINGNAGNYLGAAYRGDWRGMAGGKITVTGNAGSDLGTFMTGGEIVVGGDVDVHVATHAEGGKIVIKGNAKRRLGGQMVEGEIYVFGNIDVMMPGFAYREDVDIDSDGIKGRFALYEGDLGERHRKRKGQPIYAKLYQRIAA from the coding sequence ATGGAAACCGTTACACTCACCATAAAGGACCAGCCCGGGTTGTATCTCGAGGCTGACAACATCACCCCCGATGCGTTCGCCGGGAAGAAGGCGGAAGAGATCGCCGACCTCCATGTGTACGTGGGCCGGGAGCAGTACCGGCTCGGGGACTTCTTCGAGGTCTCCGGCAAAGCGGGAGCGACCGCCGAAGAGACGAAGATCGTCGTCAACGGCGACCTCTCCCGGGTCAAGTACATCGGCATGAAGATGACCGGCGGCGAGGTCGTGGTGAACGGCAACGCCGATATGTACGTCGGAGCCTGGATGCAGGGCGGCAAGATCACGGTGAACGGGAACGTTGACAGCTTTGCCGGCACCGGCATGAAGGGCGGCGAGATGGTCATCAACGGCAACGCCGGGAACTATCTCGGCGCTGCATACCGTGGAGACTGGCGCGGCATGGCCGGCGGCAAGATCACCGTCACGGGCAATGCCGGCAGCGATCTCGGCACCTTCATGACCGGCGGCGAGATCGTCGTCGGCGGCGATGTCGATGTCCACGTCGCCACCCACGCCGAAGGCGGGAAGATCGTCATCAAGGGCAATGCAAAGAGGCGTCTTGGGGGACAGATGGTTGAAGGCGAGATCTACGTCTTTGGCAACATCGATGTCATGATGCCCGGCTTTGCATACCGCGAGGATGTCGATATCGATTCGGACGGCATCAAAGGACGGTTTGCTCTCTACGAGGGCGACCTCGGAGAGCGCCACCGAAAACGGAAAGGTCAGCCGATCTACGCTAAACTCTACCAGCGGATCGCGGCCTGA